AATGTATTATAACAAAAGTCCGGAACTAGACCTAAAGAAAATTTCTTCAGAAAAATTGTTTAATGATTTTATGAATTATTTATCCGAACAAAAATTCAAATATACTTCTCAGCAAGCAGACTTAATAAGTAATCTTAAAAAGTTAGCCATGCAGGATAACTACCCCTCAGAAATTATTGAACAAATAAATTCCCTTCAGAATTTAATTCAGCAGTATGATAATAACGAATTAAAAAATTACAAGAATGATATAATTGCAGAATGTAAAGAAGAACTTGCAGGAAGAATAAACGGACGAATTGGCAGAATAATAGAGTCTCTTAATTACGATAAACAATTTGATGCAGCATTATCACTATTAAAAAATGAACAGAGGTATAATACTCTGCTTTCGGTAAAGTAATATAATTAGCTTGAATTTGGCAAGCGAAAAATTTCCTTCAAAAACTTTATTTAAGCATTGTCGCCAAATAAGTTTTTATAGCCCTACCCCTATTGTGATCTCGTTTTTATGCGGTTATCTTTTATGTGGCTCTTTCTTAATTGTGAAAAAACATATCTGTCCAATATATTTTTTATTTTGTCCCTAAATGGACTTAATCTATTTCTTTGTTCTTTATCCTAAAAATATTTTGTCCTGACGAGACAATAAAGCTTTGATTATTATGCATAAACCAATGTTATCCCTTTAGGAATTATATAGTTATAGAATAAATAAATATCAAACTGAAGTTAAAAGTCCCGTATGGACGAGATAGGGATTGATTTACAAGACAAGTAGAATAGTCCAAAATCATGAAGTTTTCAAAATTTATTTGGTAATTCATCCCTTCGGGATTTGATTTCAAAATTATTTTGGACAGCACTGGAAAAAAAGTAAAAGTAAAAGTTGTTCATAGATAAGTCGAGTTTTTTTTTTATTTTTTACAAACAATTTTTTCCAATCTTTATGTTAAAATAACGATGCCACTTAAAAAGAAAGTAAAGTATATTTTTATAACTGGAGGTGTTGTATCTTCTTTAGGTAAAGGGATTACAGCTTCTTCAATTGGTCTTTTGCTTAAATTACGTGGTTATAGTGTTACTATCCAAAAGTTTGACCCTTATATAAATGTAGACCCTGGAACAATGAACCCATTTCAGCATGGAGAAGTTTATGTAACGGATGACGGAGCTGAAACTGATTTAGACCTTGGTCACTACGAAAGATTTTTAGATGTTGATATGTCTAAGGCAAATAATACAACAACTGGCCAGATATACAATGAAGTGATTACAAAGGAAAGGAGGGGCGATTACTTAGGAGCTACTGTCCAGGTCATTCCTCATATTACAGACGAAATTAAAAATAGAATGAAGTTCTTGGGTGAAACTGGAAAATATGATATTATAATTACTGAGATTGGCGGTACAGTAGGTGATATTGAAAGTTTGCCATTTATTGAAGCAATGAGACAAATTATGCTTGAAATTGGGAGAAAAAATGCAATAAGTATTCATGTTACTTTAGTCCCATTTATAGCTTCTGCTGGAGAAGTTAAAACAAAACCTACACAACATAGTGTGAAAAATTTATTGGAGTTGGGTATTCAACCTAATATTTTAGTTTGCAGGTCAGAAAAAGAGCTATCACAGGAACTTAGAGATAAAATTGCACTATTTTGTAATGTACGCTCTGAAGCTGTTATATCTGCTTATGACTGTTCGACTATTTATGAAGTGCCTTTGGTTCTATATCAGCAAAATCTAGATAGATTAATTTTAGATAAACTGAAATTACCTGATATTACAATTCATCTCGAACAATGGCAAAGCTTTGTAGAGAAAATTAAAAATCCAACAGGGAAAGTAAGAATAGCGGTTTGCGGTAAGTATATTGAAAATAAGGACGCTTACAAGAGTATTTCTGAAGCATTTGTTCATGCCGGAGGCGAAAATGATGTAAAAGTTGAACCGGTTTTTATCAGCTCTGAAGAAGTTGAAGAAAAAGGGGCAGAAAAATTGTTGAGTGATTTTGATGGTTTATTAATTCCAGGTGGTTTTGGTGAAAGAGGTATAGAAGGGAAAATTCAAGCAATAAAATATGCTAGGGAAAATAATATTCCTTTTTTGGGCATTTGCTTAGGCTTGCAATGTGCTGTAATTGAATTTGCACGAAATGTTTGCGGACTAAAAAAAGCTAACAGTGCAGAATTTGCTAAAGGGAAGTTTAATGTAATTCATATTATGCCAGAACAACTAAAGGTGAAGAATAAAGGCGCAACGATGCGTTTGGGGGCTTATCCTTGTTTAATTAAGAAAAAAACCAAAGCATTCGAAGCATATAAGAAAACAAAAATCTCTGAAAGACATCGTCACCGTTATGAGGTAAATAATAAGTTTCGCGACTTATTAGAAAAAAATGGTATGGTAATAAGTGGTCTTTCGCCTGATGAAAAATTAGTTGAAATGATTGAACTGCCTAATCATCCGTGGTTTGTTGGCTGCCAATTTCATCCTGAATTAAAATCAAGAGCAACTAATGCTCATCCATTATTTAGAGAATTTGTAAAAGCTGCTAATGAATATTCACAGAGGAAAAATAAAAATTGAGGAAAACTTATATTTTCTTTACACTCTTTTGTCTCTCTATAACTTTTCTTAAGGCACAAAATCTAACAATTCAGAACTTAGCTAAAACTGGTTGGGATGCAGCATATAGTTTGAGATTTGCTGATGCTGAAAAATTTTTTAATAAGATTATTGAATACAACAAAGATTTACCTTATGGTTATTATAATATTGCCCGCTTGCATTTTTGGTTGTACTTAGGCTCAAATGACCCGGGAGAATATTTTATTTTTTTGAAATATTCAGAATTAGCAACGCAAAAAATAGAAAAGATGTTGGATAAGGATGATGATAATCCTAAATATAATTACATTTTGGGAAACATAGAACTTTTGCGTGCTATGGTTCATGCAATAAATAATAACGCCTTAGATGCTTTTTGGGAAGCTAAAAATGCAAAAAATAATTTTGATAAAACTCTTCAGTCTGATTCAACTTTTTATGATGCCTACATGGGATTAGGTCTACTTGATTATGCTTTAAGTTACGTACCAAGCATGTTCAAATGGGCTGTTAATTTAACAGGCTTATCTTCAAATAAAGAACGAGGACTTAAGTATTTATTGCTGTCGTATAAAAAAGGCAAGCTTGATAAAACAGAAAACGCTTTTCATTTAGCTAAAATTTATACTGATTACTTAGCCAATTACGATTCCGCCTCCATTTTCTTAAATATTCTTTTAACAAAGTATCCTAATAATGTTTTATTCCTTTATCAAAGTGCTTTAACTAATATTAAAGCAAGGAAGCTTGATAAAGCAGAGAGTTCATTGAACCAAATAATAAAAATTAACAATCCAAAAATCCCGATTATTAATTCTCTCGCCCTTTTTAGAAAAGGGGAAATTTATTTTAGGCGTAATAATTTCAAAATGGCCAAGGAAGAATACCAAAAATTTATTGATGTAACTAAAGAGATGGACTACGTCGGGATTGCAAACCTTAGAATTGCAGTTTGTAATGCAATGATAGATTCTACAATTAATAATGAAAAATATTTTGAAGGAGCTAAAAGCGGAAACCCTGATATTTTTGAAGATGCTTATGCTAAAATAAAAAGCGATAAATTTAAAAATAAGGGATTCTCTGAAGAGTATTTGTACTTAATTACTATGGAAAACAATTTATTCTCAGCTAAGTACAAGTTAGTTTACGATAGCCTTAAAGTACATTATCCTGTTTTAAAAGAAGAAGAAGAGCGTGCAAAAGCGTTAGCTTATATTTCAGAAGCGTGCATTAATTTGGGCAAATTTAACGAGGCAATCTCTTTTATTGCAAGAATTGATTCCTTGAATTATCATCAAGATAAGTGGATTAAACCTTACTCTTTATTCCTTTTGGCAAAGGCAAATTATTCCTTGAACAATAAAAAAAAGGCTGTGCTTTACTTGAATCAAGCTGAAAATAGTAATGAATTTGAATTTAAGGATAGTATTCAGGCTCTAATAAATAATTTGAAGAGGAAAATGAAATTAAGCTGATTGTGATAAGTCTGCTTTTTTAGATACACCATCTTTTATAATGTGAGAAATTAGTCCGTGTGATTTTTTATGTATATTGTATTCTTATGTGTTTAGTTAGATGATGAACTTTGATTCGCAGCTCGGTAGGTTAAAATTTTTCTTGCTGCTATCATAAAAAAGTAACGATAACTTAGAAAAGCATTGTTTTTATTGAAAATTTGACTCTATTTCAATAATTTTTATTGGGAAAATTGTTGATGCTTAATATTGCAGTTTTTGTTTCGGGAAGGGGTTCAAATCTTAAGTCACTTTATAATTCAGTTCCGAAAAATAAAGTAAAAATTGCAGCAGTCGTAAGCAATAAAACGACGTGCACAGCAGTAGAATTTGCTCAACAAAATAAAATCGATGTTTTTTTTGTTAGTGAAAAAATTAAAGAAGGTTTCGTTAGTTATAGACAGTTAGCAGACATTTTAGAGAAATTTAACGTTAAGCTAATTGTTTTAGCGGGTTTTTTGAAAAAAATTCCCGATGAGTTTATAGATAAGTTCGAAAATAAAATTATAAATATTCATCCGGCATTGCTCCCTTCTTTTGGGGGCAAAGGCATGTACGGTATAAATGTTCATAAAGCTGTTTGGGAATCTAAATCAAAAGTTTCTGGTGCTACTGTTCACTTTGTAGATAAAATTTATGACCACGGTAAAATTATATATCAAAAGCAAGTGGATATTTCAAATGTATCTGGGCCTGATGATATTGCTGCAAAAGTATTAAAAATTGAGCACGAAATTTTGCCTTACGTAGTTTTAAAATTTTCAGAAGGCAAAATAAAATTAATTGATGATAAAGTTATTATTGAATAATAAGGACGGACGGATTGAAAAAATATGCTTTGATTAGTGTCTCTGATAAAACAAAAATTATTGATTTGTCAAAGGCGCTGCTGAAAAATAATTATGAAATTTTAGCAACAGGCAAAACAGCACAGCTCCTCTTAGAAAATCAAGTAAAATGCACTGAAATTAGAGATTTTACCTCTTTCCCCGAAATTTTTTCTGGTAGAGTAAAAACACTTCATCCTAAAATATTCGGCGGAATTTTAATGCGGCGTGATAATTCGGAGGATTTAAAACAAGCCGACGAGAACAGTATTTTACCGATAGATATTGTGTGTGTTAACCTTTATCCCTTTCCCAAAATAGTAGAAAAAAATGATATCCCTTTAGAAGAGAAAATTGAAAATATTGATATAGGCGGACCTAGTTTAATTAGAGCAAGTGCAAAAAATTATAAGTTTGTTTCTGTGCTAACTAATCCTAATCAATACGACAGCTTTATCGAAGAGCTTTCTAATGGCCAAATTAGTGAACAAACTAGAAAAAAGTTAGCTGCAGAAGCTTTTTCATATACAGCTTTTTATGATACTCTAATAGCAAATTTTTTCGATAAAGAATTTAATCTTCCTTTTAGACAAATTAGATTGAATTACCCACTTGAGACTGAACTTCGTTACGGGGAAAATCCTCATCAAAAAGCTTATTTGTTCGGTAATTTTAATAATTACTATGAAATTTTACACGGTAAAGAGGTTTCGTATAATAATATTATTGATTTAATTGCTGCTGTTGAATTAGTTTACGATTTAGGTGGAACATCCTGTGCAATAATAAAACATACTAATCCATGTGGAGCAGCAACTTCAGATTCCACTTTTTTAGCATATCAAAATGCATTAAACTGCGACCCAACCTCAGCTTTCGGCGGAATTGTAGCTTTTAATTCCGAAGTTGATGAAACTACAGCATTAAAATTAAATGAAATCTTTTTAGAAATTGTATGTGCACCATCTTATTCAGATGCAGCTTTAGAAATTCTTAAGTCAAAAAAGAATAGAAGAATTGTGAAAATCATAAAGGAACCCGATAAATACGGTCTTATAATAAAAAATATTCCAGGGGGACTGATAGTCCAAGAAAAAGACAGTTCAAGAATTACAACAGAGAAAATGAACTTGGTTACCAAGAGAAGTCTCACTGATACTGAAATTAGAGATCTTATTTTTGCTTGGACAGTTTGTAAGCATACTAAATCTAATGCTATTATTTATGCAAAAGATAGGAAAACCTTAGGGGTTGGTGCTGGACAGATGTCGAGGATTGATTCTGCAAAAATTGCAGCAATGAAAGCGAAAGAATTTGGGCATGATTTAACTGGTGCAGTAGCTGCTTCGGATGCTTTTTTCCCTTTCCCTGATGGGGTGCTTGAAATTGCTGCTAATAAGATTGTAGCTATAATTCAGCCCGGCGGCTCAGTCAGAGATTCAGAGGTTATTAAAGCAGCTGAAGAAAATAATATTTCAATGGTATTAACTGGAATAAGAAATTTTAAACATTGATTTGCTGCTCTAAGTTAAAAACAGAGCAACAATGGAGGTTAAATGGGGATTTTTGATTTTTTCTCAACCGATGTTGCAATAGATCTGGGTACTGCTAATACTTTAATTTATATTAAAGGAAAAGGCATCGTTTTAAATGAGCCGTCAATAGTTGCTTTTGATAGAAATACCAAAAGAATAATTGAGCTTGGCAATAAAGCCAAGGAGATGCAAGGTAGAGAGCATAGAGAAATTAGAGTAACACGACCAATGCGCGACGGTGTGATTGCTGATTTTGAAATTGCAGAAGGAATGATAAGAGCGTTCATTAAAAAAGTAACGCCAAACACTTTTTCAAGTAAGCGAGTTGTCATTGCAGTACCAAGCGGAGTTACAGAAGTAGAAAAAAGAGCTGTAAGAGATGCAGCTGAACATGCTGGAGCCAAAGAAGTACATTTAATTGCAGAACCAATGGCAGCGGCTATTGGTGTTGGCTTGGATGTAGAAGCACCTATCGGTAATATGATTATTGATATCGGTGGCGGTACAACTGAAATAGCAGTTATTGCTTTGGCAGGAATAGTGAATGAAGAATCAATTCGAATTGCAGGCGATGAAATGAACAATGCTATTATGCAATTCTTCAAAAAAAATTATAACCTTCTTATTGGCGAACGTACAGCCGAATCAATTAAATGCGAAGTTGGTTCTGCTGTCCCTCTTAAAGAAGAAGTAACTATACAAGTCAAAGGTAGAGACCTTATTGGCGGCGTTCCTAAAACTTCAGAGGTTAGTTCAGTAGAGATTAGAGATGCTCTTAATGAAAATATTACTCAAATTGTTGAAGCAGTTAAGCAAACTCTTGAGAGAACCCCACCTGAACTTTCAGCTGATATTTTAGATAGAGGGGTCATTTTGTCGGGCGGTGGAGCTTTACTTAAAGGATTAGATGAAAGAATAAGAATGGAGACTAATTTACCAGTACATGTTGCCGATGACCCACTAACTGCTGTTGTAAGAGGTGCAGGGAAAGCATTAGAAAATTTGAATAAATATTCTAAAGTATTTATTCGAAAAAGAACTTATTAATGAAAAATTATTTTACTAAAGTACTTAAGGATTTTAAGGAATATATTACTTTTATTGTCCTTTCTATAATTAGCTTATATATTCTTACAAGCAACCAAAAACTACAAGTTAAGCACATTAAAACATTTGCAGTCGGCAATTTTGCTTTTATTAACTATTTGGTCACCTCAGTAAGAGATTTTTTAAAAAACGATGCGGAATTAGAAAAACTTAAAAAGGAAAATGCTGAGCTTATGCTCCAGGTAAATTTACTTAGGAAATATGGCCTAGAGAATAATGAATTGAGAAACATGCTTTCTTTTAAGGATTCTTCTAGTTTTAAACTTTTACCTGCTTCTGTTATATCAAAAATGGTTTCAAAAGTACAAGGGATTTATATTTTGAATAAAGGTTATTATGATGGGGTTCGTCTTGGTATGCCAGTAATTACCGATAAGGGTTTGGTGGGTATTGTTTCTGAAGTAAGTAATAATTTTTCGTCAATTAAAACATTAGAAAATAGTAATCTCAATATTGCTGTTACAATTCAGAAAAATAATGTGCAGGGTATAATGTCATGGAACGGTAACGAATTGGTAGTTAAAGATATCCCTACTACTTATAATGTTGAAGAAGGTGATAGAGTAGTAACATCCGAGTTTAGCACATTATTCCCACCGTCTATACCAATAGGAATAATTAGTAAAAAGCAATCAAATGTTTTAGGACTTTTGCATAATCTTACGGTAAAACCTTTTGTTGATGTTAAGTCAATAAATAATCTTTTTGTTTTAATGGTTCAGCCAAATAAGCAAATTATAGAATTAGAAGAAAATTTTCATAAGTAATGTATTCGAAATTCATAAAGCCAATACTATATGTTCTTTTTCTTATTATAGTTCAGTTTACTTTAGTTCCTCTAATTTCAATTGAGGGTGTTGTTCCTAATCTGCCTATAATTGCTGTAATTTATTATACGTTACTTTATGGTCAATTATATGGGACTTACTTTGGCTTTTTTTCTGGTTTAATTTTCGATATTGCTTCTGGAGGACTACTGGGTGCCGCAATGTTTACTTTTACTATTTCAGCTTTTTTATCGGGCTACTTCTGTAATGAGAATAAAATTGAGCAAAATACATCTACTTTTATGTTCTCTCTTATTGTTTTCATTGTCTCAATTATTAACTGTTTTATTTATTCGGCAATCTCTACTAAAGTTCAAGCAATTGGTTTCTTGTTTTTATTTTTGTATACTGGTTTGTTGCCTGGTATTTACACTTTAATATTTAGCTTCGCAGTTCCTTTGATAAAACCTAAAGGTAATTTATTGTGAACGATTCATTATTTGGGTCAGCTACAAGAAAAAATATTATCTACTTTGTTATTGTGGGTTTCTGTTTTATATTGATTTTGCAACTCTTTAGTATGCAGATATTAGAGCATCCGGAATATGCTGTAAAATCTGAAGAAAACAGTATTAAGCCGGTATATCAGACAGCACCACGCGGAGTCTTTTATGATAGGAATGGAAATATTTTGGTAGGTAATAAACCTAGTTTTACAATTAGAATTACACCGGCAGATTACAATAATAGATTAGATAAATACATCGAACCTGTAATAGGTGTTAATCCAGGCTTTATTTCTAAACTCTTGAAAGAAAATAGTAGCTATTCTAAATATATTCCTATCAAAATTAAAAAAGATGCAGATTTTAAGATTATAGCTTGGTATGAAGAAAATGCTTCAAATTTACCGGGTGTAGACTATGTAATTGAAACACAAAGAGATTATTCCTTTGGTGTAAGTGGCTCACATATGTTTGGTTATACTAAAGAAATTGGTATAGATTTGCTGCGACAAAAAAAGAAAGAATATGATATGGGGGATAACATAGGTTATAGCGGCTTAGAAAAGACCTATGAAAAATTTTTAAAGGGTATTAAAGGAATTAGATATATCATAGTAAATGCTCAGCAGAAAACTATAGGCAGTTACAACAACGGGATAAACGATAAAAGTGCAATTAAAGGTTATGATTTAATTTTGTCGATAGATAAAAATGCACAAGAGGTTGCTGAAAAAAGTTTTGAAGGGAAACGGGGTGCATTAGTAGCCTTAGACCCAAATAATGGTGAAATATTAGCTTTTGTTAGTTCGCCTCAATTTGACCTATCAGATTTTGCTACAGTAACTTCAACAGAAGTATGGAACCGATTAAATAACGACCCAGATAAACCTCTCTTCAATCGTGCTACTATGTCTATTTATTCACCAGGTTCTACATATAAACTCTTAGCAGCAACTGCAGCATTAGAAGAAGGTATTATAACTCCTGATTACAAAATTACTTGTCAAGGCGGTTTTCAATTCGGTGACAGATTCTTTAAATGCCTGCATGTTCACGGTACTGTAAATGTAATAACTGCAATTGAAAAATCGTGTAATACTTTTTTTTATCAGCTGATATTAAAAATAGGGTTAAAAAAATGGGCTGAATATTCCCATAAGTTTGGATTTGGAATGAAAACAGGGGTTGATATTCCTGAGGAATCAAAAGGACTTGTGCCGGATGAAGAATATTATGATAAAATTTTTGGTAAAGGCAGATTCCCTAAAGGAATTTTAGTAAGTCTCGGCATTGGTCAAGGTGAATTAAGTGTTACTCCTATTCAACTTGCTCAGTATGCTGCTATATTTGCTTCCTACGGAAAAACAGCTAAGCCACATTTTGTTAAGGGACTTATCAAAAGTGTTACTCATGAGTTTATTCCTATTACACCAGAGTATTTTGACGTTGGGGTTAGCAAGAAAACTTTTGACATAGTTCGAGAGGGAATGTATGATGTTGTTAATAGAGCTGGTACTGCCACTAACATAAGACTGCCGAATATTGAAATAGCCGGCAAAACTGGAACCGCACAGAATCCACACGGTAAAGAACATTCAATATTTATTGGATTTGCCCCTTTTAACAATCCAAAAATTGCAATTGCTGTTGTTGTTGAAAATGCTGGATATGGTAGCACTGCCGCTGCTCCAATAGCTAGAGATGTAATTAAAGCATATTTGGAAGGCAATTCTAAAAAAGTAAATGAAAATGAAACTTATCGACAACTATTATCTAATTTAATTATAAATAAAAACTAAATTGGGCCTGATACGTGAAAGTAAGTTATAAGCTACAAGATAAATTTGATTTGGTAATATTTATTCCTGTCATTTTCTTAGTTATTATTGGATTAATGGCAATTTTCAGCGCAACTTATAATCAATCGCTGGCCTCTGGCAATTTTCAAAAACAACTAATAGCAGCTGTGTTTTCTGTTCTTATTTTATTAATAGTTTACTTTTTACCACCAGTAAGTTTAAGAGAGCTTGCGCTGCCATCTTATTTGTTATCTATATTTTTTTTAATTGTAGTGCTTGTTTTGGGAAGAACTGTTTATGGCTCTAAAAGCTGGCTTAATTTTGGACCTTTAGGATTTCAGCCAAGTGAATTTGCTAAAGTTGGCGTTGTTCTGTTCATGTCTCACTGGCTTACAAATAAAAAGGACGATATAAATAATGTGAAAGATATTGGAGTAGCACTTTTAATTGGATTTTTACCAGTAGCTTTAATTTTGCTTGAACCCGATATGGGTACTGCAATAGTATTTGTAATAATAACTATTTCTATTTTGTTCTGGAGCGGTATCAGTCTATTTGCAATGTTTGTGGTTTTGTCACCTGCCATAGTAATTTTTGCGTCACTATTGGGGACATTTTTCTTTATTCTTTCTTTAGCGTTTGTCGTTATTTGCTTAGTTTTTTTTAAAAGGGATTTATTCAATAGCATTACCATTTTTGTTGCGAACTTAGCTTCCAGCTATTTTTTTAGTTATATATATAAAATCTTGAAGCCGCATCAACAAAAAAGAATTGAAACCTTCCTTAATCCAAATGCTGATCCATTAGGTTCTGGGTACAATGCAATCCAAGCGAAAGTAGCAATAGGCTCAGGTGGAATCTTTGGGAAAGGCTACCTCCAAGGTAATCAGACACAACTTAGATTTATTCCTGAGCAATGGACAGACTTTATATATTGCGTTATAGGAGAAGAATTTGGGTTTATTGGCAGTATTGTAATTATTATTCTCTTTCTTATTCTGTTTTTAAGATTGCTTAAACTTGCCTCCAATGCAAAAGACAAATATCATGCTTTAATAATTATTGGTGTCCTTTCTATAATTTTCAGTCACTTTGCCATTAATATTGGAATGAATGTTGGTGTTACACCCGTAATTGGGCTGCCATTGCCATTTCTTAGTTATGGAGGCAGTTCATTAATGGTAAATATGATTTTAATTGGCATAGTTCTTAATATCTATCGTAACCGTAAAATGTATACATGAGGAATATATGATTTTGTCCGATAAAAAAATTCTAGAAGAAATTAAATTAGGCAATATTGTAATAGAACCATTTAATATCGAAAACCTAGGCAGCAACAGTTACGATGTGCATCTTGGCAAATGGCTGGGTGTTTACGAAAATGAAATTCTTGATGCTAAGATTCACAATAAAATTAATTTGATAGAAATTCCTGCTGAAGGCTATATTTTATTACCTTCTAAGCTTTATTTAGGTGTTACAGAAGAGTATACAGAAACTCGAAATTACGTTCCGTTCCTTGAAGGTAAATCAAGTGTAGGTAGACTTGGAATAGATATTCATTCTACCGCTGGTAAAGGAGATGCTGGCTTTTGTAATACATGGACTTTAGAGATTAGTGTAAAGCAGCCAGTAAAAATTTATCCTAAAATGCCTATTGGTCAAATAATTTATTTTGCTATTGATGGAGAAATTGGAACACCTTACAACACAAAAAAATC
This genomic interval from Melioribacteraceae bacterium 4301-Me contains the following:
- a CDS encoding CTP synthase, encoding MPLKKKVKYIFITGGVVSSLGKGITASSIGLLLKLRGYSVTIQKFDPYINVDPGTMNPFQHGEVYVTDDGAETDLDLGHYERFLDVDMSKANNTTTGQIYNEVITKERRGDYLGATVQVIPHITDEIKNRMKFLGETGKYDIIITEIGGTVGDIESLPFIEAMRQIMLEIGRKNAISIHVTLVPFIASAGEVKTKPTQHSVKNLLELGIQPNILVCRSEKELSQELRDKIALFCNVRSEAVISAYDCSTIYEVPLVLYQQNLDRLILDKLKLPDITIHLEQWQSFVEKIKNPTGKVRIAVCGKYIENKDAYKSISEAFVHAGGENDVKVEPVFISSEEVEEKGAEKLLSDFDGLLIPGGFGERGIEGKIQAIKYARENNIPFLGICLGLQCAVIEFARNVCGLKKANSAEFAKGKFNVIHIMPEQLKVKNKGATMRLGAYPCLIKKKTKAFEAYKKTKISERHRHRYEVNNKFRDLLEKNGMVISGLSPDEKLVEMIELPNHPWFVGCQFHPELKSRATNAHPLFREFVKAANEYSQRKNKN
- a CDS encoding tetratricopeptide repeat protein — protein: MRKTYIFFTLFCLSITFLKAQNLTIQNLAKTGWDAAYSLRFADAEKFFNKIIEYNKDLPYGYYNIARLHFWLYLGSNDPGEYFIFLKYSELATQKIEKMLDKDDDNPKYNYILGNIELLRAMVHAINNNALDAFWEAKNAKNNFDKTLQSDSTFYDAYMGLGLLDYALSYVPSMFKWAVNLTGLSSNKERGLKYLLLSYKKGKLDKTENAFHLAKIYTDYLANYDSASIFLNILLTKYPNNVLFLYQSALTNIKARKLDKAESSLNQIIKINNPKIPIINSLALFRKGEIYFRRNNFKMAKEEYQKFIDVTKEMDYVGIANLRIAVCNAMIDSTINNEKYFEGAKSGNPDIFEDAYAKIKSDKFKNKGFSEEYLYLITMENNLFSAKYKLVYDSLKVHYPVLKEEEERAKALAYISEACINLGKFNEAISFIARIDSLNYHQDKWIKPYSLFLLAKANYSLNNKKKAVLYLNQAENSNEFEFKDSIQALINNLKRKMKLS
- a CDS encoding phosphoribosylglycinamide formyltransferase; translated protein: MLNIAVFVSGRGSNLKSLYNSVPKNKVKIAAVVSNKTTCTAVEFAQQNKIDVFFVSEKIKEGFVSYRQLADILEKFNVKLIVLAGFLKKIPDEFIDKFENKIINIHPALLPSFGGKGMYGINVHKAVWESKSKVSGATVHFVDKIYDHGKIIYQKQVDISNVSGPDDIAAKVLKIEHEILPYVVLKFSEGKIKLIDDKVIIE
- the purH gene encoding bifunctional phosphoribosylaminoimidazolecarboxamide formyltransferase/IMP cyclohydrolase, yielding MKKYALISVSDKTKIIDLSKALLKNNYEILATGKTAQLLLENQVKCTEIRDFTSFPEIFSGRVKTLHPKIFGGILMRRDNSEDLKQADENSILPIDIVCVNLYPFPKIVEKNDIPLEEKIENIDIGGPSLIRASAKNYKFVSVLTNPNQYDSFIEELSNGQISEQTRKKLAAEAFSYTAFYDTLIANFFDKEFNLPFRQIRLNYPLETELRYGENPHQKAYLFGNFNNYYEILHGKEVSYNNIIDLIAAVELVYDLGGTSCAIIKHTNPCGAATSDSTFLAYQNALNCDPTSAFGGIVAFNSEVDETTALKLNEIFLEIVCAPSYSDAALEILKSKKNRRIVKIIKEPDKYGLIIKNIPGGLIVQEKDSSRITTEKMNLVTKRSLTDTEIRDLIFAWTVCKHTKSNAIIYAKDRKTLGVGAGQMSRIDSAKIAAMKAKEFGHDLTGAVAASDAFFPFPDGVLEIAANKIVAIIQPGGSVRDSEVIKAAEENNISMVLTGIRNFKH
- a CDS encoding rod shape-determining protein, which produces MGIFDFFSTDVAIDLGTANTLIYIKGKGIVLNEPSIVAFDRNTKRIIELGNKAKEMQGREHREIRVTRPMRDGVIADFEIAEGMIRAFIKKVTPNTFSSKRVVIAVPSGVTEVEKRAVRDAAEHAGAKEVHLIAEPMAAAIGVGLDVEAPIGNMIIDIGGGTTEIAVIALAGIVNEESIRIAGDEMNNAIMQFFKKNYNLLIGERTAESIKCEVGSAVPLKEEVTIQVKGRDLIGGVPKTSEVSSVEIRDALNENITQIVEAVKQTLERTPPELSADILDRGVILSGGGALLKGLDERIRMETNLPVHVADDPLTAVVRGAGKALENLNKYSKVFIRKRTY
- the mreC gene encoding rod shape-determining protein MreC, with amino-acid sequence MKNYFTKVLKDFKEYITFIVLSIISLYILTSNQKLQVKHIKTFAVGNFAFINYLVTSVRDFLKNDAELEKLKKENAELMLQVNLLRKYGLENNELRNMLSFKDSSSFKLLPASVISKMVSKVQGIYILNKGYYDGVRLGMPVITDKGLVGIVSEVSNNFSSIKTLENSNLNIAVTIQKNNVQGIMSWNGNELVVKDIPTTYNVEEGDRVVTSEFSTLFPPSIPIGIISKKQSNVLGLLHNLTVKPFVDVKSINNLFVLMVQPNKQIIELEENFHK
- the mreD gene encoding rod shape-determining protein MreD, whose translation is MYSKFIKPILYVLFLIIVQFTLVPLISIEGVVPNLPIIAVIYYTLLYGQLYGTYFGFFSGLIFDIASGGLLGAAMFTFTISAFLSGYFCNENKIEQNTSTFMFSLIVFIVSIINCFIYSAISTKVQAIGFLFLFLYTGLLPGIYTLIFSFAVPLIKPKGNLL
- the mrdA gene encoding penicillin-binding protein 2, which gives rise to MNDSLFGSATRKNIIYFVIVGFCFILILQLFSMQILEHPEYAVKSEENSIKPVYQTAPRGVFYDRNGNILVGNKPSFTIRITPADYNNRLDKYIEPVIGVNPGFISKLLKENSSYSKYIPIKIKKDADFKIIAWYEENASNLPGVDYVIETQRDYSFGVSGSHMFGYTKEIGIDLLRQKKKEYDMGDNIGYSGLEKTYEKFLKGIKGIRYIIVNAQQKTIGSYNNGINDKSAIKGYDLILSIDKNAQEVAEKSFEGKRGALVALDPNNGEILAFVSSPQFDLSDFATVTSTEVWNRLNNDPDKPLFNRATMSIYSPGSTYKLLAATAALEEGIITPDYKITCQGGFQFGDRFFKCLHVHGTVNVITAIEKSCNTFFYQLILKIGLKKWAEYSHKFGFGMKTGVDIPEESKGLVPDEEYYDKIFGKGRFPKGILVSLGIGQGELSVTPIQLAQYAAIFASYGKTAKPHFVKGLIKSVTHEFIPITPEYFDVGVSKKTFDIVREGMYDVVNRAGTATNIRLPNIEIAGKTGTAQNPHGKEHSIFIGFAPFNNPKIAIAVVVENAGYGSTAAAPIARDVIKAYLEGNSKKVNENETYRQLLSNLIINKN